Below is a genomic region from Eremothecium sinecaudum strain ATCC 58844 chromosome V, complete sequence.
ATAATCTATACGCAACCGATTGCCCCAAGATTCATTTAAATATACTGAtaattcttcaatatcctCTGCTTTTAGATCTTTACTTAGCGCCGCAATAAGCTCCCTGGATTGACCCTTAATATCATCATAAAAGTCTCTATATTCAACTTTCCCAAACCTAGAACTCTTCGCATCTTTTACAACAGGATGTTTTTCAATGATTGAAGATACAGTATTCAACAACCTATGTACAGCTTCTATTGAATCGCTAATAGGTTTATCGTAATCCGTATTTTCCCTACCTCTGACGGATTCGGCTAGTTGAACAATGAAATCAACGAAACTCTTGAAAGTATCCGACTCTTTCCACTTCTCCacatcttcttcattaacTATCCGTTTTTCTACCATCTTAGGACACAAATACACCTCAGTGATATAATTGTTCACAGCTGTAAGCGCTTTATTTCGTCGCCTTTTATTACCTTTAAATGGGTAAGGTTATAGAAAAAATCACTCACATTTAATAAGAAGGAATAATATGTAGCGTTAAACGCAAAAGTCGCATAATGGTATTTTAAAAGTTTATTTAAAAGGTCCTAGAGTTCTAGGGATTATTTATTTACTCGGCAATTTCCAATTCCTTATCACCATAACCGAATTTCTCCTTATGGTCGTCAAATACCTTCTTTAATCCCTTCATATATAAAGAATGATAATGATCGACCTCTTCCCTAGTCGGCTTTGCACGTCTAGGTCCTACATATATTGGCTCTCCTACAACAACGTCGATAGGGTTCCTGAAAGGAAGAAAGCCAAAGTCATAATTGAATACCCCACGCGCAAAGAAGAAAGGGATTGTGAAGCCGTAATGCCTCTTCACCCACTGTTGAAATTTGTGTAGCATGCTATATTTGGAGCTTTCAAGGATTCTGAAGCAATCGGTTTCTCCAAACCCATATATTGGCACCAAATTCACATTTCCGGCCTCTAAGGCCAACTTCACAAACCCTTTACGCTTATTAATAACCAACTTCGTGCTTCCTACTTTACTTAACAGTGACTCCTGTGCACCGCCGATCACAATGCAAACTGAATAGTTGTTCTCCAGTACCTTTAGCACGTTATTCCTACCCACTGATGTGCAGCCTAACGCTAGCAGATAATCCTTATACAGCGGAATCTGAAATTGGTTAATGAGAGTGCACAAACATACCGGAATCCCAGGAAATTTCTTGGACCAGCCACTGCCTTCCGTAGCCATCGCACCAAACGCACCTAATGCAGCAACTCCGTGTGGATGATACCCAAATATATACCTAGGGCCCGTAGCAACTGGCGCTGAATCGTTAACCTTCTTCAAATTGAACCTCAAAACGTATGTACTAGGCCATAGCCGTAGTGTATATTGCTTGATATCACGCGCTTCCGTTCCATTTTCCGGCCTGGTGAATGTAGGCTGCAGGTCAACCACCTTGTGCACCTTCAAAGGAAAATAATCGCAAAAATGCTTCCAAAATTTAAGCGACCTGAACATGTTAGAGTACCGCCTCGTAACTCCGCCATTGGAAGCTGTTCTATCAAGCAGATGGTACACTAGGTATGGTGCCATAAACCACCAAAAAAGAGGATTTGCAAGCAGGAACATCGTTACCGTCAATAGATAAAGGAAACACCCAGTATGCCATGCAACCGCCAACGTCTGTAGTCTCCTGCTTATGGGGATTCTCAAGGGGGGCACGTGTAGCTGTCTTAGAGATGGAAGGCTTTTAATCCACTCATTAATATTTCCACCTTCAGGATAAGTCTTGTCATACACTACAAGATCGGAGAATTCCCTCCTTAGTACCTTAGCTGCATTCTCTCGCGTGTCTTTGACCCGTTTTGGAACTATATTATCAAATCGAAAGCCATTTAAGCGTGAAGAGTCCTTCTTCGCTTTGGAGCTATCATCCGGACTAGACATTTCAACCATCGTTGATTTCTTCAAGCCAAACCAGTAGCTTTTTAATTTGTCTTGACAACTTTTTATATGTCATTATCTGATAATGTCATTTTTCAGTTGTCAATTTTCAGTAATTATAACAACCAACGCTAAACTACAAGGTTCCTTTGTACGGGGTTTATTCATATTCCTATTACAATATGCACCGTAAGGCACTCGTTATTGAACTTCTGAATTCTAATCTCGGTGCTTAGGCTCTTTACTATCTGATATGTGCTGTATTCTTTCCCTGAAGGGGAATAGATGGCAATGGAGGGTCTAATAATGAAAACATGATTTTATAAGGGGTGAAGTTAAAAGCGTGAAGAGGTATTTAGCAATTCCTATTATATCTGGGCTGAAGCAGAAACTATCAAAGGTGGGATTGACAACTGAGGCTGATCTCTTGGATGCTTTGGGCTTACAAAAGCCACCAGGCGAAGTGCATGTCGAAAGGCGATGTGCATTAGGCGATGTGCAATAGGCGATGTGGATGTCAATCGGGCTTAATAAATGACCTTTCGGAAGGCAAAGATACCATTCAAAAAAAACTCAGTGGGGCGTAGGCTGGTTTTATAACTCTTAGAGGATGAAACGTTGCTCGGGTTTTGCTATCTGGCTCCTTGATTGCGATTTCGTCATGTGTAGTATGTCGCGATGGATGGCTTACTGTGGCATCCTTCAAGCTGTAATTGACTGATAGAAAAGTTAGGCGGCCTTTCACGGCTTCACTTAGGATCCATGGTTTAACTTGGCTCTTGCTTGGTTTTTCTTCACAGATTGTTTACAAGGCGCTCACATTTCGCAGCCCCTTGGCCCACAACACAAATACTTATAAGAAACAAGCAGAAAAGCGACGAACGCTGATCTACAGTTGGGATCATGGGATCAGACCAGTGGAGGATCTAGCGCGGTGCAATTGACGAGCGCGGGCCTCTTGTTATTGAGGTATGTAAAAAGAAACGACTCCACCAGTTTTCGCGTTATGCGTAGCTTACCTTTCTCAACATGAGAGTAGTTAACCTCCGCTTTATTGCTCAGGTCGAAAGAATGCTTGCTACAGTAGTATAGAGAGGTAGTTATGGAATACATCACTCAGCCGACCCAGCAGGGTACCCAGGCTACGCAGAAGTATGTCATTGAGAAGTTTTCACAGGAGCAGATAGATGACGATGTGGTTTGCAGGGTGATTTGTACTACAGGACAAATTAAGATCCAAGATTTGAAAGCTGAGGTAGCGGAAGTTATGGCGAATAAGAATGCTATCAAAAAGGTCTGGACGTTTGGAAGGAACCGGACGACGTGCGATTACCACCTTGGCGATATCAATCGGTTATCGAATAAGCACTTCCAGATCATGCTAGGCGAAGATGGGAATCTTCTGCTGAAGGATCTATCTACTAATGGGACTTGGCTAAACAATTGCAGAGTAGAGAAATCGCAAAACATGATTTTGAGTCAGGGAGATGAGATTACCGTTGGGAAGGGCGTAGCTCAGGACGTTGTCAATCTCGTGGTATTTTTCAACGACAGATATCAGAATAAGCTGAAAGCAGCGATACTAGAGGGCTCCGGGGGCTCTGGACAAAAGGGTGTGCTGAATGCTGAAGTCTCGAGTAGAATGCAGCTTACTGGCATTTTTAAGGATTTCTGCATAAACGATGAGGTCGTGGGTCAGGGGGCCTTCGCGACAGTGAAAAAGGCTGTTGAGCGTAAGACCGGGAAGACCTTTGCAGTTAAGATCATAAACAAGCGAAAGGTCATGGGGAATATTGAGGGTGTTTCCAGGGAACTGGAAATCCTGCGAAGACTTAACCATCCTCTGATAGTATCTCTAAAGGCTTTCTATGAAGACGACGAGAGCTATTACCTGGTGATGGAGTTCGTAGCCGGGGGAGATTTAATGGACTTTGTAGCTGCACATGGATCAGTTGGTGAAGACGCAGGGCGTGAAATATCGAGGCAGATCTTGGAAGCAGTGAGTTATATTCACGCGCAGGGTATAAGTCATCGTGACCTGAAACCAGATAACATATTGATAGCACAGGATGATCCTGTTCTAGTTAAGATTACAGATTTTGGGTTAGCAAAGATTCAAGGTAACGGCACATTTATGAAAACTTTCTGTGGCACCCTCGCATATGTAGCTCCAGAAGTGATCGATGGGAAGCTGGGCGATGAACAACATAAGCATAATAACCTCTATTCTTCACTTGTTGACATGTGGTCGATGGGTTGCCTAATTTACGTGATATTAACAGGTCATCTGCCTTTCAGTGGAAGCACGCAAGAGCAACTATACAAGCAAATCGCTCGAGGGTCATACCACGAGGGACCGCTTAAAGACTTCAAGATATCTGAACAAGCGCGTGATTTCATAGATTCCCTACTACAGGTAAATCCACAGGATAGACTGACAGCTGAGAAGGCCTTACAGCATCCTTGGATTAGAGCAGCCTACTTGGTTACAACCTCGAGTTTCCACGTCTCCCTCTCCCAATCGCTGTCACAACAGAAAAATGATGAAAATGTTGAGAAGTCTCTGGAGGAGTCAGGCAATAACAGTAGTGTTGTTGCATCTCAGGCAGCAGAAAGAAAGGGCAGCCAAGGACCAAGGTTTAAAGTTCCAATACAGCCACATGCTCGTGGTAAAAATTGTAAATCGCTCATAGATATATTTCCCAGTGAGGGATCTATCTCATCTGCGGCAGATAAGAGTGCTTTAATGCCATCTCAATCTGATGAGCTCCAGGCGATCTGCCGAGCAGGCCCCGCCCAAAACAAAAGAAATTCCTCAAAACTTCATGAAGGCCTATTCCTGTCACTCATCCCTACAAGCAGCAGCTGCGTGAAGAAAAGCATCCTGCTAACCCAGGGAGTGAATCCCTTTGTCATAGGCCGCGCGGATGAATGCCATGGAAAAATAAATGACAACAGGCTCTCAAGGCTGCACTGCTTTATACTCAAGAAGCGCCATCCCGTTGGAAATAGCATCTACGAATCCCCAGCGCAAGGACTCGACGACATTTGGTACTGTCATAATGGTACGAATGTCAGCTACGTTAACGAAATTAAACTTCCGCCTGGAACAAAGGTTCTTCTACAGGATGGTGACAATATTAAAATCATATGGGACAAGTTGCACAGCGAGGTAATCGCTTTCCACGTTCGTGTTCACGATCCCGCCGGTTTGTTCAATAATGGCCGCGGTATGCAGGGCCCTCGCAGTTTGGTCCGACAGACCCCGGATGAGATTAATTTAGCAACCGCGTTCTTCAACCTTAAGAGTAATGCAGCTGCCAAAACTTCAAAAACGGCCAAAACTGATCTTCAAAAAGCGCCTACTCTGTTGTCGTCTAGCCACATAGGTTTGCAAGACAATAAGATTTACACACCTTCTACGTACAAAAAGCAACCTCTGCCCCTATCACAGGATCCTTCGCGGACTGCTAAGCGCGCCAAACTTTCGCAGGCGGACGCGGCGGATGTTGGCATTGGTTTTCTATAGACAGATTGCGCTATTTACTCCCAATATTTACTTTCGGGTTTGCCAGACGTAATTCAAATGAAAATAATTTACGTATCCTAaattaatgaaaataaACAACTGTAAAAGAAACATTCCGGAGGAGGAGCCTGTAACACTATTCTAAATTTTAATGACGTGCCTTATAAATGTTTCGTATCCTCGACATACTAAAAGGAATGTACCGTTTATAGGTTGTGCACGTATATACCTTTGTTAGCAAATCTTCTAGCATTCTTCGAGAACACCAATTTCAATTGGGCGTATAGTACATAAATCGATTGAATTTATCCAAATCTTTTTCTCAGGAGTTTAGTTCGTGTATTTACATCCAAGGACAAGAACTTAACTACCAATCGAGGTTTTTCCAGTGTTGATTGAATATGAGGTTCCAGACATTACTACAGCTTTCTGGCCTACTAGCGGCTGAGATTTCTTTTGCGAACGCGGCAGTTCACCGCGCTCCTCTACACAAGGAGGATGCTAACCTTGATATTGGTGACATCAAGATGGAGCAAAGAGCTGCTTTGTTAGGTCAGAAGTACTTGCACACCTACAAGTTGCTGAAACCAGAAGATGATGTTGAAACAGACTTCCTAAGGCTGGCGGAGGAATCCGGTCACTTGAACCCTCTACACAACTACGACAACGCACAGTATTTCAGTGATATCAGTCTAGGAACTCCTCCACAGTCATTTAGGGTTGTTATGGACACTGGTTCTTCAAACACGTGGGTGCCAAGTAAGAGATGTATGTCGCTCGCCTGTTTGTTACACCACAAATTCGAAGGTAGACGCTCCTCTACCTACAAGCCTAACGGAACTGAGTTTAGGTTGTCCTACGGTAGTGGTGCTGTCGAATGTTTCGTTTCCACAGACACTTTGCGTATCGGTGACTTGGAAATTCAAGACCAGGACTTCGGTGAAGCTACTGCTGAACCTGGCTTAGCCTTCGCTTTCGGAAAATTCGACGGTATTCTCGGTTTGGCTTACGACAACTTGTCTGTTGGCGGTTTGGTTCCACCTTTCTACCAAGCTATTGACCAAGGTCTACTTGATGAACCAGTTTTCGCTTTCTACATTGGTGACGTCAATGGTGATAAGGGTGGTAGCGGTGAAGTCATTCTAGGTGGCTGGGATGAAAACAGATTCAGCGGTAACTTGACCTGGTTGCCTGTCCGTCGTCAACTCTACTGGGAAGTTTCGTTTGAGTCCTTGAGCTTCGGTTCTGATGAAATCAAATTGAGCAACTACGGTGCTGCTATCGACACTGGTACCAGTTTGATCACCTTCCCAACTGTCTTATACGAAGAGATCTTGGACAGAATCGGTGGTAGATCTATCCTGAACGGTATGGTTATGATTGCTTGTAGCGACAGAGAAAAGCTACCAGACATTCACTTCAAGTTCTCAGGCCACAAATTCAGTTTGAGCGCTCACGACTACATTATTGAAATCAGAAGAAACGTTTGTGCCGTTGCTTTCACTAAGCTAGACATGGGTCCTGCTGTTGGTGACATGGCCATTATTGGTGACGTCTTCTTGCGTAAATACTACTCAGTTTACGACCTCGGTAACAATGCCATCGGTTTGGCAAAGTCCGTTTGAGTAATGGACCTCGCATCAAGGACATTTATACACGTGATATTTCGATAAAAAGCTCTCGTTTAACGTTTGCCACAAAATATCTATGCCAGAAGGTTGCTACTTATGATACCAAATTACATAAAGCTGTTTCATATAAACCCACAGCTATAATCTATACCCCACAAAacatataaaataaaatacaTGCCTATGCACTTTATTTGGCATTAAAAATGTCTTTATATTTGTTTAGTTATATGACTAAGTATTGTTCTCGAATGAACCGTAAAATTCGGTGCGTCAGTATGCATTGTTTACATTCCATAAAGGGAAATTAACGCAAAACCACCAAAACTCCAACTTGAAGTAACAACAAAGATGATTTCGTTCCCTGTAAGCGTTATTTTGTGATAACTATATTATTAATTGAGTTGAAGGGCGTGATTAATAGTGAAGGAAAGAGCATATTGGGCTTATTGATAATAGTATTAATCGCACCAAAAGCTTGGAGAAGGTATTAGTATAGTGGGTGAGGAAGTGTATAGTGACAATATATCCCAGTATGGTGATTACAAGGCCTCCATCGTCAGAAAATAATACTTCGGCGAGCTCCGTATCACTCCCATATACACCTAGGTCAGGGTTAGTAGAGAGTAACGGTTTGGGCTGGCCAGGTAAGGACGAGGGTGGTAATCAGGCTACACTTATTGCACCGTTGGGAACGATTGAAGGTATATATAGCAGGCCTACTAGTCCTTACAGGTATCCTTCACCCTTGGAGGTTCATAGCCACGTTGATGATATATGCAGTCCCCCTACACCGTGGGAAGACCTAAGTGGTAGGGAGAGCCGCCGAATCAGCCCTTCTGACCCCCCTGCGAAATCTGTTTACACCGGAAACATCTCGGTGGCTATAAGGATAAAGCCTTCGGAGTCTTCGACAAAGGATCCGTGGTATGCTTCTAGTAATAAGCTTATACATACTGAATATGGAGAGTTCCAGTTTGATCATGTTTATACCAAGGAGGTCACCAATAATGAGGTGTATCGAGATATCGGAGAGCCCATAGTGGACAAATTAATTCAAGGATATAACGCTATTATTTTTGCATACGGAATGACAGGTTCAGGTAAGACCTTTACGATGAGTGGGAGCAAGCAAGAGCCTGGTTTAATCCCACTATGTGTTGCAGATATCTTCGAGAGAATTACCGCAACCGCTACCTCTGAGAAGAGTTACGCGGTTAAAGTCTCATACTTGGAAATCTACAATGAAAAGATATTCGATCTTCTTGATTCCAATGATACTGCCGCTAGACAGGCTGGAAAGAATACTGCAGG
It encodes:
- the DGA1 gene encoding diacylglycerol O-acyltransferase (Syntenic homolog of Ashbya gossypii ACR140C; Syntenic homolog of Saccharomyces cerevisiae YOR245C (DGA1)) — protein: MVEMSSPDDSSKAKKDSSRLNGFRFDNIVPKRVKDTRENAAKVLRREFSDLVVYDKTYPEGGNINEWIKSLPSLRQLHVPPLRIPISRRLQTLAVAWHTGCFLYLLTVTMFLLANPLFWWFMAPYLVYHLLDRTASNGGVTRRYSNMFRSLKFWKHFCDYFPLKVHKVVDLQPTFTRPENGTEARDIKQYTLRLWPSTYVLRFNLKKVNDSAPVATGPRYIFGYHPHGVAALGAFGAMATEGSGWSKKFPGIPVCLCTLINQFQIPLYKDYLLALGCTSVGRNNVLKVLENNYSVCIVIGGAQESLLSKVGSTKLVINKRKGFVKLALEAGNVNLVPIYGFGETDCFRILESSKYSMLHKFQQWVKRHYGFTIPFFFARGVFNYDFGFLPFRNPIDVVVGEPIYVGPRRAKPTREEVDHYHSLYMKGLKKVFDDHKEKFGYGDKELEIAE
- the RAD53 gene encoding serine/threonine/tyrosine protein kinase RAD53 (Syntenic homolog of Ashbya gossypii ACR142W; Syntenic homolog of Saccharomyces cerevisiae YPL153C (RAD53)) yields the protein MEYITQPTQQGTQATQKYVIEKFSQEQIDDDVVCRVICTTGQIKIQDLKAEVAEVMANKNAIKKVWTFGRNRTTCDYHLGDINRLSNKHFQIMLGEDGNLLLKDLSTNGTWLNNCRVEKSQNMILSQGDEITVGKGVAQDVVNLVVFFNDRYQNKLKAAILEGSGGSGQKGVLNAEVSSRMQLTGIFKDFCINDEVVGQGAFATVKKAVERKTGKTFAVKIINKRKVMGNIEGVSRELEILRRLNHPLIVSLKAFYEDDESYYLVMEFVAGGDLMDFVAAHGSVGEDAGREISRQILEAVSYIHAQGISHRDLKPDNILIAQDDPVLVKITDFGLAKIQGNGTFMKTFCGTLAYVAPEVIDGKLGDEQHKHNNLYSSLVDMWSMGCLIYVILTGHLPFSGSTQEQLYKQIARGSYHEGPLKDFKISEQARDFIDSLLQVNPQDRLTAEKALQHPWIRAAYLVTTSSFHVSLSQSLSQQKNDENVEKSLEESGNNSSVVASQAAERKGSQGPRFKVPIQPHARGKNCKSLIDIFPSEGSISSAADKSALMPSQSDELQAICRAGPAQNKRNSSKLHEGLFLSLIPTSSSCVKKSILLTQGVNPFVIGRADECHGKINDNRLSRLHCFILKKRHPVGNSIYESPAQGLDDIWYCHNGTNVSYVNEIKLPPGTKVLLQDGDNIKIIWDKLHSEVIAFHVRVHDPAGLFNNGRGMQGPRSLVRQTPDEINLATAFFNLKSNAAAKTSKTAKTDLQKAPTLLSSSHIGLQDNKIYTPSTYKKQPLPLSQDPSRTAKRAKLSQADAADVGIGFL
- the PEP4 gene encoding proteinase A (Syntenic homolog of Ashbya gossypii ACR144W; Syntenic homolog of Saccharomyces cerevisiae YPL154C (PEP4); Tandem gene duplication in Ashbya gossypii) codes for the protein MRFQTLLQLSGLLAAEISFANAAVHRAPLHKEDANLDIGDIKMEQRAALLGQKYLHTYKLLKPEDDVETDFLRLAEESGHLNPLHNYDNAQYFSDISLGTPPQSFRVVMDTGSSNTWVPSKRCMSLACLLHHKFEGRRSSTYKPNGTEFRLSYGSGAVECFVSTDTLRIGDLEIQDQDFGEATAEPGLAFAFGKFDGILGLAYDNLSVGGLVPPFYQAIDQGLLDEPVFAFYIGDVNGDKGGSGEVILGGWDENRFSGNLTWLPVRRQLYWEVSFESLSFGSDEIKLSNYGAAIDTGTSLITFPTVLYEEILDRIGGRSILNGMVMIACSDREKLPDIHFKFSGHKFSLSAHDYIIEIRRNVCAVAFTKLDMGPAVGDMAIIGDVFLRKYYSVYDLGNNAIGLAKSV